A stretch of DNA from Anopheles nili chromosome 2, idAnoNiliSN_F5_01, whole genome shotgun sequence:
TTTATCATAAGTTATCGTTTATATCATTTCAAAGATATAATAAACGATATACGTACTTCAATAGTATATCGATTCCGGATAGCTCCGGTACCATACATGCTCACGTATTCGATCGCTACGCATTAGCTTTTTTGTCAACTGGACTCTGCAACGGATTTTCTTACCGGATTTGTCGAATAATATTCATATAAATTCTAGCATGTCTATTGCATTCTTTAGCAATTGGCTCATGAAGCTACTGTATTGTAATGCGGCgttaaataaaaagaaaaaatgcttCACAAGTTCCTATCAAAATCTTCTGTCCGTGTCGTTTTCTGCCATTTTGCTTTAGCTGTTTAGAACTGTTGCTACTTGGGTAAATTTGGTTGGCGATAAGTTATACAAAATTGGGTAATACAAAAGAAAGATCGCAATAAAAGTCTACATTAACAGCACTATTATGCTTGATTGAAAAcagaattattttaatttctgcCTTGAAATCCGGTCGTCCGGTTATAAACAGTGATTCCGGCATTCGTTTTGTTATTTGCCAATTTTATATAACTAAGCAAAGTCCCGCTTAAAATAATGCAATCCAAATCTTCAATGATCATCGAGCAAATGGGGTGAtcatgatgtgtttttttaataggCAATAGTATTCTAGCGTTCCTCAAAATATAATAATCATTTGAAAACAAGCCAAACGTTCATCCGGGGCATCGTACAGCATCCAagtgaaatttaaaaatcaatttatgagCTTTTTGCGCTATACTCGTTATTTCTGTTCTAGCTGCAATCAGCATAGTTCGCTCGTTCTATAATcgcattgttttcttttttcgtttccaacaTATTCTTTCTATCTTTCTACGGTGCTCGTGCTCTGTCATTCTTTCATACTCATCTCCTAAATCTGCAATCGATCAATTATGTACATTTCTCAGGCGTTTCTTTTGTGTCAAACCTGAGCACTTAATACTACTAAATATAATCTGTTTAAGATTCTATATATTCATTTAACCATTTCCTCCGGTCAAGAGCCTGGCGCAAAGTTAAATATTAACCCTCgcatttaccatttttttcgtCAATGTTGTCCTGCTGTCCGACGCGTGCTGCTGTCGAATCCAAGGTATGCGGTTAGATGATTATTATGCTTACAATTTACAAGAAAGAAAACTGTACTGTCTTCCAGATAATTCAAAGGTGTCAAAGTttcttgatttttgttttaatttatgtgcTTTGTTCTTCCGCTCACAAGCAGCTATCTCACATTTATTCAACGTATTTGACGCCAAAAAGTCTTACCTTGAAAAGCATTGTAATTGCGGATGCGCAGATACATAGAATGTATCAATGGGCCTTCTTGTCATTGTTCTACGGTACGTGCCATCCATCGTATATGTACTTCCCAGATCATTACAGCTACGCACACATGATTTTGCAGAAATTTATCTGGAAGAAAAATCATATTATAAAAATTAGTGTATTTATCAATCATATTTCATATCGTTTTTGCACTTGATGCCATGAACTAACGTACCTTCAACGAACAAGTTCATTTGCCTTTTGTCTGTTACTTAATAGTTGAATGTTTTCTTCAGTCATTCGCTGCAGTCAacacgcagacacacacaccaacattCATATCTGCCAGCTACCTCTATCGAGTGTTACCGCCTTTCTCATCCTACAGCCACCACCGCGATAGcaccttttctctcttctgctCAGCACGCTacgcaacggcagcagcaacagcagcagctggaacaattacattttccttcacctGATCCTTATTACtagcatcaccatcatcgtcagaAGGAGATCGCTCATCGTGAGGCGACGAGTCTCCGTTGTGGCACATCGCTTGGCGATGAGTCAGTCATGAGCAGGCCACCTCGGTTGCTGCCGCAGCAGGGGCCGGATTCGGGCTACcattgttgctggtgctgctgttgctgctgcgaggATTGCTACTAGCGTGAAGTGTCGATTTCGTCGCTTCGTAAGAGTTCTCCTCCTCGATTATATCGCCGCTAGCAGCGGGATCTATTGATGACGTCGATGGATCATTAGTGTCTACCTCTGCGCCGTTTACTGGACATGAAGGGGAGGTGGAGGCGGATAGCTTAGGAGATGAGGATGAGGTGTGATTGCTGACATTATGATCGCTGATGGCTGTCGCATCGTCTGCTTCTATGAAGGTATTTTCGGTGGCCATTCCTATTACTGTCGATGATGTGCTACAGAAACTGCTATTTGAAGCTCCTTCGAACTGTGCGTTAGAACGGATTGCAGGGaagaaagacaaaacaaataaagttgTAGAAGTgaacgtgaaaaaaatttagcaatggaaaaataaactacaCGGGTACGACGACGGGCAAATACGACAACGGTTAGGCAAAATTATTTTACCATCGTCTTAATCGTGTCAATATTAAGAGGAGATTGCATAAAAACTCACGGAATCGTTTCGACGCTTTTTGCTTGCACTGCCATTGGCCCCCATCGCCGAAATACCAGCAGGACTGCTAAGAGGAGTAGTAGCGTTAGACGAGATATCGGTGGATTTTCGTTTGCGAGAAGCAACATCCGCTGGCGAAGCAGAGCCGTTGTTGTTTCCACTGCCTCCGGCGCTGCTCGACTGCGTGTAGCTGTCGgagatttttctttcacgcttCAATAGGTTCGGATCGAGATATTGTGCCAGCTGCTTTCGGCGAACATGTCTGGCTTCTATTTTCATGCCATCCTTCAATAACTTGATGTGTACCTGTAAAACAATTTTAGCCATTAAAAAACCTTCATAAGggctgcagcaacaacaagtgTCGAGCCCCACGGTGCTTTATTTACTTACCGCGTGCTTGTGTACGGAATCAGTGAAGTTTTGTATACTTTCGGTTAGATCGACGTTTAAATTTTCGGAACGTTCAAATTCTAACCCAATGAACCAGAGTGAACAGAACGCGGTCGGTTTGCCATCCGCCCCGTTTAATGTGGTGCCAGAATTCTGCTCATGCTGCTCATAACATTTTGGATTCACATGTGCCAAGTTGATGTGCTGGTTGCGTTCTAAATTTTGAATCAGGTACCGTATCTTGGATTCAACAAGACCGCACCACTCCAGATGATCATCGGCATTGCTGGAACTCACTAGCAATACGATAAAATGACGATACCtataacacacaaaaattaatttttatacgtaaagtgaaacaaatttgTAACCATCAACGATTTACTGTACAGGGGCGCTGGGCGCTGCTGGatgattcgctttttttttaagttttcttAATCATCTCAAATTTCTCAACAATCATAGCTCAGTCAAGATtccttaattttttttccataacaCAATGTCTTTTTTCAGTATATATCGCCACATTAATaacaaacaagaaacataCCGGTAGAAAAAGCTCGGTGCTTCGAATAACTTTTCCCACGTCTGCTTGCCCATCATAATATCGTCCGTTATCTGCATACCACGATTGAACTCAGTTAACATTACTTTGCGTGTTGAGCTAGAAACGTTGAATGTGGAGTTTTGCTGCGGATAGGCTGGCGTAATGATTGGCATCAGGTGGAACCGGTCTTGAACATTTACTCGAGGATCCCAGACCTAAAAACGAGATACGGATCGATCGTATTATGACCACAAAATTATGAATGTTTTGCTGCacaagacaaaaacaaaaacaaattaccTGAAATCCGAGATTTACGTTATCGGGCTGCTTAAGCAACACGGGCTGGGGCCACTTCCATCGAGAGAATACGAGGAAAAATTTATGCACCAATGTAGCGGCTACCGCATTTGGATACAGCTGACAAGTGCGAGCAACCAGCATAGCCCAAGAAACACCACCGAAATAGCCAAGCGAGTTGGAATAAATTCCATGTCCTACAGAACAGAAACAAATGACAAATACGTGCAAAACTTTGCGGCCGTCATTCACTTGTCTTACTCTTTGCCCAAAGTTTAATCGTCCGCAAAGCAAGGCGAAAATTGTCGATGTTAGGTACGAGCCGCAAAATTTCATCCGTCACGCGGCAACCGTTCAAGCTGCGGACAGACTTTTGATCCAGATTCTTCAACAGTATGTCATCACGCAGATCAAAATTGTCGGGAATTTCCTTTAACGCCAGCCTCGCGAAGAGCAAATCTATTTCAATACCATCGAAATTCATCTTTATAACAGGTACAAACGCTTCCTCCACAGCCTGGAATTAAACGGAAAGGATcaataaaacttttccaacatGCTTGAGGCACATTTCGATTATAAAGGCAACACTTACTCGACACTCGGTGACTTCGGGTTGTTGCTTCAACAGCTCGAAGAACGATCCGAAGTAATCGGATCGCTCAATGTTGCGTGGGGCTACGCACAAGGCGTCGATATCAGCACCCTTATGGTGCACTCCGAGTCGATAGGAGCCGAAGGTGTAAATTTTTCCCCCTAGCTTTTCTGCCATCGCTTCGGGCATGTTTTTTGTTACCGAGACGTCACGCACCCATTGTTTGACGAGTGTATTAAGCTTGGCCAAAATTTCCATCCGGTGATTCAGTTCCGCCTCTGCTTCAAACACATTGTAAGGTTctgttgaaaaacaaaagtacaagtgaaaacaaaaacagaatcGATACAAATGCTACAACAGGTAAAATCTAAAAATGATGCATATCTATCACGGTATTCAAGCTAGAAACGTGAAAAAACTGCATTTTAGCACAATGAAACTTACCTAAGCTTTTTTCCAGCTCCTTCGTTTTTTGGAAATCTTCCGGTTTTGGTTCGGCTGTACTAATGGCCGACGTCATGCCGAGTGTTTTCGTGGACGAACCGGCGCCTCCACCATTCGCGTGTGAACGCTCGGAATTCCACATTGTGAGTTGGAGTAGTATCGACTGCTTTAGTAACTATTCAAGTAAAGATGGTCAAGCTATCTCGGGTGTCTTGTCGTATAGGTTAAATTTGTTATACATTCgtcaaaaataatataccaGGTTTTGTCTCACTAAAAAATTGTAGAATTTTGGCAATCTGCATGAAAAGAACGACTGGGATAACCACCTTAACAGCTTCCCATTTCTACTGCCAAGTAACGCTTGTTTCTACGTCGCTGAACATAAATATAACCGTTTTAACGATCAACTACATCATCGACAAGGTGAATAGGTTGTAACTTTATCTAAAAAGCATTATAGTATTAGTAGTTTTGTAACATCAATGATGAGAGAGAACTCCCTGCAAATTTCTTCTCTTAAATATCTTAccataaaacgaaacacagcAAATTTATACTTTTCCCATTGTAACGAGATCCAATTAGACAGCTCATATACTTTGCAGAAATATCCGATCAAGCAAACGGCAAaagttcgtccttttccactTTCATTTCTCATGCACAGAAGAAATAAGCATTAACAATATTGTTCCTTTCCGTTTAGAACATACTTCACTCGATCTCCATGAATCGTAGGATTACCGTTTGGCTAAGCCATAGCCTAAGTGAGAGATTTGTTctacaattaaaaaaaaagattagtGAAAGTGATACAATATTCCATacaaagacaaaacaaatgcTTTGAGCAAAATTTATACATTGGCCCCGATACGATAAAAACGATAAAAGATGAACGAAGGATCTGATGCattgaaaaaatgtttaaaatcgAATACGAACAACGGCATCCGCGTCCCGCTTCGCTCAGAAAATCTGTCTCCCTTGTTTTAATGACTGATAACCACAAGGATGGGCAGATAATCGTATCTTATCGGTGGCGAATCTCGATCACCCAGGCTGGCCACTGTCAAAGGAACCGCTGGACGCATCTAGAACGCCCGCACAACCCGTCAGCCAACAAGCGGCAACAACTTTCTATGTGACCatgaaaaatataaagaaAACGCTTCAATACTCACCCCGTCCGTTCGCGCTTGCTTCACGccgcgtcgtcgtcggtggtcgtaaaaatgaaaagtcaGCGTTTTCACCAGCAGTACAGCGTAGAAATTCCCTTTCCACAGTGACAGCTCCGGTTCGGATGGCagacaagaaagaaaattcgGGGTCACGCACGTCGACGGTCGCGGTCTGTCCTCGTTCGGTGGCTACTCGAGGTGGTGATGGAAACAACCACATCAATTACGGACTAGCCacggtgctgggaaaatgcaacaGCCTCGCCGATGCCGCGTCCGTTATCTTCGTCAGCGGGACAGGGAGGAGAGAAGGGcacggaataaaaacaaacgttcTAGGACGAGCGCGGATCCCACGGGCTGGGGGAAGCAAACTAACGAACGAAGGAACTCGATTTTGGCAGCAAAACACGccacgggtgggaaaaaagggatgaaaattgCAACCAAAACTATTCACACGGGCGCTTCCAAAAGGGcacgacacacacgcacacacacgcgcacgcacgctcCATTTACCGACGGAGCAACCGTGGTAGCGAAGGAGGATGAGTACACGGTAAATTCATCCAGTCAAGTAGGCTCTGGTTCACCGCCAGCTCACTGCTACTTACGACCTCGTGGTTACGATTCCGTCGCTCGTTCGAGGACCTACATCCAACGGTTGGTTGCGTTTTGGTTCCGACAAATACGCACGTACAGCGTTCGCAACACAAAAGAGGGCTCTGCTGGTATGGTGACGATGTCAGTCGCAAGCCGCAGCGGATTCACACCGTTCTACCTCTTCCGGGGCGGCACCATTGTAGGCATCGCGGCGGATAGAAATTAAGGTTGCTACACTTCCTGCAAGCTGTCCGTACCAATCGGAACACCACACGCTTAGCCACTACCGTATTTTGTGTAtgatattctttttttccttggcTCACTCTTTACTAGCTTGCTTTCTGCGTGTCGTGTTTTGCGTACACAGTAGTGCGAATATGGTGCTTCTTTTGCGACAAGCAGTCGCACAGACCAACCAATAAACACGTAAAACCggctcgaaccgaaccgatctCCGTTTTCGTACACTACGGCAACGCGTTGAACCCGTCCGGAAAAAAGTTACGCGAAATCTTTTCAACACTATTTAACCACGACcgtgctttttgcttcttctttttccagccCAGCCAAAACGGGCAAGATGGCGGTGACAGATACGCCAAACGCCCGATACCAGGCAGAAGGTTGACTCAAATCAACGTTTTGGCACATGGTGACCAGAGTGATTGGTTTTCAGTATTGCTTTCATATTCCATTCTTTTCCCTAATCACGTGAAATTACTAATGAAAGATTATAATCATTTTACTGTCCAAATGTTTGGACAGTAAAAATCCAAATGTTACTCAAATCTTTATCTTAAACTGCAATATGATAAAATTACTCGCAGCTATAACCAGCTATCTGACTAGCTGTGCGTCGTGTACTAAAAGAAAAGTTTTAGTACAGCATGTTACAGCTACGTCAGAATTTCAATTCATAGAAAGCCTTAGCTTAGCAAGGCAGACCTTGGCCATACATTGGTTGTTGAGTCGTTcaagaagaaagaaataagGAAGGTAGGTTTGAATTGAAAACTGCCTGATATATAGCATTatattaattcaattattttcgtttcttgATTGCATTACCTTTTGGTTTTGCATAGTCTTTGAAGGCAAATCACAGATTGCGGTCTAACTAAAGTGAGATGACGAAGGGTACGTCCAGCTTTGGAAAGCGGCACAACAAAACCCACACGTTGTGCCGCCGTTGTGGTAGATCGTCCTACCACATCCAGAAACACACCTGTTCGCGATGTGGCTATCCAGCAGCCAAAATCCGGTCTTATAACTGGTCGGAGAAAGCGAAGCGCAGGAAGACCACCGGTACTGGCCGCATGCGTTATCTGAAGGTTGTGCGTCGCCGCTTCCGCAACGGTTTCCGTGAGGGCCAGGTGGCCAAACCACGCAAAGCAGCCGTATAAGCAAAAACCTTTAGTCTACTAAAGTGTTATCCCTACCACCCAGGAAGGAATTCATAAAACGTTGCTATTGTAAAATCATGCTACTGGCGggccaaacgaacgaacgccacACTAACGTGCTATCTATCAGATCAAGAAACAACATCCTCTTCCAGATATTCTATTTGCTGATAGTGAGAtttccgtgggtgggtgtgtaaCAGTAATCAAAGATGTTGAATAAAAGTCCATGCTTTGCATCAGACGGGCTTAATATTTATTTAGTATTTGGATGTTTAGTATGGTTGGATGTTCAACATAATTGAAAGGACGAAATAGACATGCACTGATTTATTATTACATACTATTATGAGTACAAATATGTTCATCTGGTCAGCGTTTTCCGTGTGCAAATTCTCTTTTCACTATTTGATTCAAACAAGGAAAACACAACATCGCTACGTAAAACCTGCACAATACCGCGATTTCTCACTAATGATACAGAAAAATTAAGAAGCACTGATAATGAACCAGCCTCCGGCAGATCATTTCGACCTTGTCTTTTCGTTAAGACTTGCAGTACGGGGTTCGTTGAGCGCGTCCTAAAATATTCCATGATTAACACGTTCGTTTCTCGTACGAATTGCTTGGTATCGGTCGGTTTAACCTACACAATTATTCTAAcacactgtttttttttattactgtCCTATATCCGTAcctttcccttctttttgGGTAAGAATACTATATTCGTTCCTGGAATGCGGCTTGTAACCGCACCTGATAAAAATCGCTGATGAAATATATGCATCATCAGCtctttttaatatttttccgctgctggttttttttctgacacGATTTGTTGGTGtacaattaaaatattttaaaaaaatatataaaaatagtTATAAAATGATGAATATGAAAGCTGTACAATCAAAAAGGGTACTACGGAACAATGCTAGATTGCCGAATATTGCATCTTCATCACATGCTGAGACCTATTAACCAAAGTAACTGTCCTTTGActgtgaaaaagaagaagaaaatttaCTACAGTAGCAAAATAATTGTTTACTCTACGGACGAgtgttggaattttttttctaaaatacaATCGCATCAGCCACCCTCCTTATAGTTTCCCGGCAACTTTACTGGGCTGTAAGGATAAATCAATAATCTCctatttaaattatattaattTGTTTAGCTTATCTATGTTTAAATCTTGGGTTTCAGTTGTTCTGTTTTCCCTATGTGTGTTGCACTGTAAAGCGTGCTATTTGCAATCAGAAGGaatctaaaataatttccacAATCTCGTCGTTAAACCGCGACGATCTGGGTACCTTAATGTTCC
This window harbors:
- the LOC128731830 gene encoding poly(A) polymerase type 3, producing MWNSERSHANGGGAGSSTKTLGMTSAISTAEPKPEDFQKTKELEKSLEPYNVFEAEAELNHRMEILAKLNTLVKQWVRDVSVTKNMPEAMAEKLGGKIYTFGSYRLGVHHKGADIDALCVAPRNIERSDYFGSFFELLKQQPEVTECRAVEEAFVPVIKMNFDGIEIDLLFARLALKEIPDNFDLRDDILLKNLDQKSVRSLNGCRVTDEILRLVPNIDNFRLALRTIKLWAKRHGIYSNSLGYFGGVSWAMLVARTCQLYPNAVAATLVHKFFLVFSRWKWPQPVLLKQPDNVNLGFQVWDPRVNVQDRFHLMPIITPAYPQQNSTFNVSSSTRKVMLTEFNRGMQITDDIMMGKQTWEKLFEAPSFFYRYRHFIVLLVSSSNADDHLEWCGLVESKIRYLIQNLERNQHINLAHVNPKCYEQHEQNSGTTLNGADGKPTAFCSLWFIGLEFERSENLNVDLTESIQNFTDSVHKHAVHIKLLKDGMKIEARHVRRKQLAQYLDPNLLKRERKISDSYTQSSSAGGSGNNNGSASPADVASRKRKSTDISSNATTPLSSPAGISAMGANGSASKKRRNDSFEGASNSSFCSTSSTVIGMATENTFIEADDATAISDHNVSNHTSSSSPKLSASTSPSCPVNGAEVDTNDPSTSSIDPAASGDIIEEENSYEATKSTLHASSNPRSSNSSTSNNGSPNPAPAAAATEVACS
- the LOC128723834 gene encoding LOW QUALITY PROTEIN: probable 60S ribosomal protein L37-A (The sequence of the model RefSeq protein was modified relative to this genomic sequence to represent the inferred CDS: substituted 1 base at 1 genomic stop codon) translates to MTKGTSSFGKRHNKTHTLCRRCGRSSYHIQKHTCSRCGYPAAKIRSYNWSEKAKRRKTTGTGRMRYLKVVRRRFRNGFREGQVAKPRKAAVXFPGNFTGL